The genomic segment ataagtttttttttttttttttatcttactaGTATTAGAATAGCAAGTAGAACATTACTACAAGAATACAAGTAGAGGTTAGTACAGAagtgaaaaaataaactcaaaagGGGTTGCATAAAAACGACAGAACATGAAGAGAGGCCCCCAGGACCGATGTTCCTGTGCCTTAGGAAACTGAAAGATCCTTTTCTCTTTCAGGGTTGTTTTTTACATCATCTTTCTTTCCCCTACAATACCTTGGTTCTACAAATTTAGCTTAGTTATACTTCTAGCTAACAAAAAGAAGGTACAAACATTTccattttttcatttcttcataaGCTCAATCCCCAAAAGAGAAATAAGGACTTGTACATTTCTCAAAATGGAGCTGTGGAAGACCGTTGTAGTGTGTTCTTTTTGGGTTGCTGATTTGCTGCAGCCATTCTTAACTGCACACATACCCACACAGAACTGAAGTATCAGAATCTTATTACTCAAATTGTCATTGGAAAAAACAGCGTGCAAAACAAACATACTGCAAGTAATGCAGAAGCTGTCTCTTGCCTTATAAGTTGGTTTAAGATATGAGTTAAGCTATAAGGATTCGAACTATTGACGAGACTGCTTCCCAAAGATCAAAAGAATAAGAACTTCTCTCGGCTTGTTTACCTGATCTTGTTGTCTCTTGAGTCTTGCATTTTCTGCCTGCAGGTGAGCAACTTCAAGTTCTAACTCGTTTGTATAAGCCTGCAAGTGAGAAACAAAACccagaaaccttttttttagatCAGAAGCATTTTGATGGCAAAAGTacattttttcttccttttgataTCCATGAGTAGAAGAAagtaaggagaagaagagaggcaCATTCCTGTTTCCTAGCTCGGGAACGAGCCGCAGATTCTCTGTTCTTGATCATACGCTTATGTCTTCTATTCCCTGTACCTTCATTGGACTCTTGGCCTCTTTTCTTACCAAAACAAGTGGATGTAACCAGAGCCTCGAAAGGGGTGTTGAAGGAAGGAATGTTTGAGAGGTTATGGTGACTATGAAGATTAGAGTTTGGGGTAACAACAAGAGGATCTTGATTATCGAGAAACTCGAAGCCAGCGCCGGAATTCAAGCTCAGAACAGTTGCAGGAGGTGGGAAAGGAGAGCTGCAGAGAGCAGTGACAGTGGTGGAATTTCCATTAGAAGCAGAACCCATGGCCAGGCTTGTGGGTGCTGGTTCCTGGTTCAAAGGTCCGTTGAGGAAATCTTGGAAGATCgagttagggttttggttctggTGGTTGTGGCTCCTGAAGCGTGGCTCATGGTTGTGTTGTGGATGTTGGCTGTGGCGGTTGATGTGGTGGATGGAAGCAAGGTTGATGTCTTTCCAAACTTCTTCCATGGTGATTAGAGATCTCTTCTGGCCTTGAGAGTCTTGTGAGGGtaaaggagatgatgatgaggttgatgatgatgatgaagacgacggTGATGAGGGTGAAATGGAAGAAGCCTTGTTCTTGTTTGTAGCAGAGACTCTAAGGTTCCTCTGATGCTTTGCTGATGACAACATTGGAAAAGAGAACAGAACTGAACCAAACAACACAGCTTTAGTCTTGGTGTCAATTGTCTTGTAACCTACAcgcagatagagagagaaagaaagaaagaggtgaGAGAGAGTAGTGAGTAGAGAGCTCAGAGAGGTTCTTGACTTTCGCCGGTCATTTCTGGAATGATGGGTTGGGTCCAGAGACTCCAGAAGTAGAGACAGAGGCATTCAACtattccaaattttaaaaataattatttattacaacaaagaagaaaaaattccATAAACTATGTAATTAAAGTGTTGATGTCTTCAAGTCGtctaaagtattataaatatcaaatgtttgataatctttttttcttgttttgtttaaattagtttttgaaAAGTGAAGTTAGTGAACTATTTTCAGTTTCATGATCCTTAAATGTAAAGAGTGAGTGGGGGAGAGATGCTTGATAAAAGGCAAGCAGTATAAATTAACTTTGGTTTTTTATCTTAAGGCTTTTTTAATATCACATCCTTTTGGATCATTATCAACTTTCAAATAATGACTTTATTGTTCTTGTTTGGATTTATGCGAAATTTACCAAAATACACTTTGTGTTAAGAGTATTGCAGaaacaaacatttaaaaataatattagcaTACaaaagctaaaattttaaaaaaccgtTACTACCTAATACCTATTAAACCAAATGAAAAAATCATACTCTATTTCTTActagtttctgtttttttggcaGCAAACATTATTTACGTTAGAagaatatttattatgttttgtttatataaatagtACTTGCTCTGCTGTTcctatataatattaaactctgtacaggaaaaaaaactttaaaataagtTTAAACTCTGAAAAGTACTACTCCCTTTGttctaatttagttgtcgttttaggatttaatttttatttcatattagttgtcgttttagattttcaatgtagatgtttgatgaatattccaATCTTATCCCTGctgttttcaagtttcaaccaatgaaaaaattataaaatatattaatgaaggacaaaacataaaatttaatagtttccttaatttgtgtgcaaaaatCTTAAACGACAGTTAAATTAGAACGGAAGGAGTATTTGATTAGTACTTTATGTCTGTTTAGACATATTTTATGGAACAATTAATGTGAAAGCACATAATTTGACCAATTTTACAACGTTCGATGTCTTCCAACTTTTTCTTAATAGCACTACACAATTTTTCACAATAATACTATTAGATTGTATGTATTATTCGAAGtgcatataaattaaaaaatgtatttaatggGTTTACTGTTGAGTTGTTCCCCACTTCAAATCATTGGTGTTCATGTCATCCAACGAGATTTGATCACTGTATCAAATAGTCTGGTTTACATGGATAGGGAAATCAATTTTGTGGGTCtgaatataaacaaacataacaagTGGATAGTGTTAAACCAatttttataccaaaattaTTTGGTTTGCTGTGTACATTGTACACACACATTTTATACGAccctatatttatttttagatatttacattgattattagaaaatatttgagaCGAATGGTAAACAAATCAACAAGCCGAAGTGGTAGATGATAAGAATTAATAAATCTTTATCATACGtaagaatatataaataagatattttacatAACCCTTCCATCCAGATATCTAGATATtcgaacatatatatatgtctcctCCCGTATCAAAAATGGTCAGTCTCCAAGTGCATATCTAGTCAcacttttcattttgtttttctttcactGCAAGTTgatttatactatatattataatgaaATACGATATGTGGTCTTAAGATTCTATTCAACATGGATTAACTATTCATTTTCCGTACACATATAtgtaatcatataatatattttttttcctctggcGTGAAAGATTTTGAATAGAGAGAAATAAAATAGCCCTCAAGGAAACGTCCCATCTTTGAACATGCAAAGAGTACAACAATAGAGAAGCTATTTGTTGAATTTTAACTCAAAGAAATCGCAAACtccttaaataataataatactcaccTCAAATACTCCTATTTGTTAGAAGATCTTTTCATTTTTGGGTGAATAGTACAAAGAGTTTATTCACATGCATGtttcaacaaataaaatatttcgtttctttttcaaatcattttttggaaaacaataAACTCAAAACGAGAGAAATTGGGGATAGTAGTAGGTGATGAGTGAATCCAAATGTCCATAAGTATATCACAAATTGTGAAGAAGCTGTGAGCTGTTGtgcgtgagagagagagagagagtgacatGTCATGTCGCAGGGGATTGGACAGGTGTCAGCACTACATTGTTCTGTCCCAAACTCCATCAAATCTAGTTCTCTGTCTTTTAACATCCTCTTTAGTTTACCTTTAAACAATGCATATAAATGgaaactttttctattttagcaAGTTATGGCCTTTGCCCCTATAACTTATTGATTCGGACGAGGGACAATAATCACAATACTATGTAACATGTTAACttaatcttttctttatcaTCAAAACTCGAATTCATGATCTTGTTGTATATCATTAATACAATATTGTTTCTATTaccaatcaattttaaaatacatcttattagttttgaattaaaaaaaaaaacttttcaaaagttTATATAAATAGAGACTCGTTGCCGAAACAGGGTTTATAGACTCGAAATCGATGGACaagtgatttgatttgatttgatgaagactcgtattttttctttttttcttttttcgctTACATTCAAAGTATAAATCCAACGAACAATGTGCTTGACCCGTGGGTTCCTGACCGTTGGATTCTTCAATTCTACTGGTCCATACAATAATCATCTACCCGTAGGTTATCTCTAGACCGTACGGACACAAAGTAGTCGTAATAATTTACTACTAAAATAAGcaataaagcaaaaaaacttGGAGTTGAAAGAGCCAAAAGAATGCTAACCGTTGGATGATGAAGATTGGTGAAGATGCGTACTTGACATCTCCAAAATGGTAAGAATAATTGGGACAACCTTTCTATCTTTTGGGTGTGTTTTATGAATTAGGGTTTACTATTTTCTCTATGAAGAATAGTTCTGATTTTTTAATTCACAGAGATCGTGACATTGAACCTATTCTTGGGTTGTTTTCTGTTTAGTTTCCACATTTAGGTGAACATATAGAATATTTCGGAAATGTTTGTGTCTGTTTAATTACAAATAGTTATGACTAAATTAAGCAGAGCCTAGAATGATAACTAGGTCGTCTTAGGCTTCAGCTATAACGCGAGGGGGTGAGAAAAGTCATTTTCtcatttattacaaaaaaacagagggACTAATTTAGAGctaatatatttacttattcGTACGTAAAGTATCAGTAATCAAAAAACCTTTATTAGAAAAAGTTCCCCACTAGCTAGTCTAAGGGCATCTTTAAAGAGACAactatttttggtgtttttaaagtaaatatattatgaaaataatgtaagatcagtagttaagatcttttgttaaaaagttagttatcgggaaaacatgtttaagatcataaaatttaataatataatatttttaaatatattacagttttaaaaacttataaaagaacatttaaatttgaaacttataaaacttttactaaaattcaaaatacaatactaaatttttatgaaacaacaaaaacattaaaaatatattaaaaaaaaataaacaaacatattacttaattaaagcacacaaacattttatttaattaatacatattttaatatccaaatttatttcatatattctcaatcaaattctcttttaatttgtgaaaaattgtttgcaaaaaattgtattcatTCACAGCTTGCCACATCAGCTTAGAACTGGATCAAGATCaattctacatcaagaactgaTCTTGGTGTTCTTATGACACtattcattatatttataattttaataagctATAAAGATGACCTAAATGTGAAACACTGGTGTATGCGGAAAACGAATAATTTCGATATGAATTGGCACACACATGTGAAAAGTGAAGGGTAAATTTCACCGTCAATACCCTATATAACTTTTGAATAATACACATGCATTAACCTTTTTTGTACCCATGAACTTTGTTTTAGTAGGGTTAGTGTAAATAATCTTGCAACCTTTTGAAATCGATGTATAACAACTAAAACATATAGGGCTTCTGTCATTGGCAGAGATAAcaataagaaaaatcaaaattagcaTAAAACGTATGGACGAATCACGAATGGTATaggttttgtaaataaatagtACATCTAATGTATATAGTGAAAACGTGATGTCTAGTGCCATGTTATTTCATCAACTAAAACATAATCAAAATCCATGCTATTTAAAAACATACACACGAAGAACCCAATAAAAAGATCTACGATCATATTTACATGCCATATGCTCTcgcttttgcaaaaaaaaataaagaaaaaggaaaaaaatatgacTGGAAAATACATAAACAGGTATTTAAagttattactttttaattaaatagCGACTCtccgaaaaaaatatatattgtccCATTCGAAATCATACCAAACACAAACGGTACTAATTGCCAGCAGAGCGTTAAGCACGTGTTTGGTCATGTTTACATCAAAGCGGTAGTAACACAACAAAGATGACCCCGTTTTGTTTTGGTACATGTTTTATGTGTGTCACTTGTTTCCTCTTAACAGTGTTAGGTATAAtaaaactcaattaatggaTTTGCTATTGCTTCACTTTAGCaatctctactttttttttgctcacACCGACGCAATTGCAAAGGAATAAAGAGATTTACTGAGTCTTCCTCTCAAGTAAAGTTTCTTGTTCactagtctctctctctctctcaagtaaAACTTTCTCCTttcttaggttgttcttaaaGAGGCCCATCTCaacaatcaaaatccaaaaaaggaataaaagacAGAAACAGGGGTGAAGAGAGTATTAGAAAGCAAAACCACCATAACGATGGCTACAAGGACCGATAGTATGTGTAGCAAAAGTAGcataagcataaaaaaaaagaagttattagcatccaaaaacaaccaaaaccaaaagattaaaaaataaaaaccacaaaTATGCCAAAGTTTCCTGCTAGCTAGAAGAATCACAAAtgtttgatccttttttttttttcaaatgggtctttcttctctttatgcTTTTATgccttacttttttttccttttttttttggattccccatcattattgt from the Camelina sativa cultivar DH55 chromosome 12, Cs, whole genome shotgun sequence genome contains:
- the LOC104729597 gene encoding protein FD, with translation MPLSLLLESLDPTHHSRNDRRKSRTSLSSLLTTLSHLFLSFSLYLRVGYKTIDTKTKAVLFGSVLFSFPMLSSAKHQRNLRVSATNKNKASSISPSSPSSSSSSSTSSSSPLPSQDSQGQKRSLITMEEVWKDINLASIHHINRHSQHPQHNHEPRFRSHNHQNQNPNSIFQDFLNGPLNQEPAPTSLAMGSASNGNSTTVTALCSSPFPPPATVLSLNSGAGFEFLDNQDPLVVTPNSNLHSHHNLSNIPSFNTPFEALVTSTCFGKKRGQESNEGTGNRRHKRMIKNRESAARSRARKQAYTNELELEVAHLQAENARLKRQQDQLRMAAANQQPKKNTLQRSSTAPF